From the Papaver somniferum cultivar HN1 chromosome 2, ASM357369v1, whole genome shotgun sequence genome, the window atattagcttgaatctaatcaggttttcatctaacggtgaatatttaatgctttgttaccaaggtaacttagattgcaaaccctgatttgaaattctatataaaggagaactctagcaactgggaaatctaatccccaaaccttccgtgtgatactagttgtattagctagagtcgattctcctttaaccttaggtttcttctcgagaccctgtaagttaacgacttgaagacttcattgggattgtgaagccaagcccaactattttctttgtagatgtgtgatctgatcttgttgtttctatcgtattaagtacaatcgtaagattggattgagattgatttctccgataggcaagatttaaaagaagtcacaaacaccttcgtatcatcgtttgtgattccacaatatattctttcgctagtcgattaagattattttgaggtgattgataattctaggctattcttcgggattataagttcgggttatcaattagttcctatttaccttgatttatcaaaagacggaacaaaaactcgtaggtatttctgcgcgagacagatttttctattacagtaggcttttctgtgtgatacaggtttgtttattaaagtcttcgactttgggtcgtagcaactcttagttgtgggtgagatcagctaagggaatcaagtgtgtaatatcatgctgggatcagagacgtaaggagcgcaactgtaccttggatcagtgtgagattgatttgggttcaactacagttcagaccgaagttagtttgtattaggctagtgtatgtagcagcttaatacagtgtgtgttcaatttggaataggtcccggggtttttctgcatttgcggtttcctcgttaacaaaacttctggtgtctgtgttatttattttccgcattatattttgttatataattgaaatatcataggttgtgcgttgaatcaatcaattgaaaaatccaacctttggttgttgattggaattgattgatccttgaacattggtctttggtaccgttcaagtagtttctcttgtattcaatcagactcgcagatttctatttgcttgagtaagtattgaatcgagaaagtgagatataactatttgatatacttttattaagattgagtctgactgtctagttgattctcttaaaagtatattggagtttgtccatacagattgctaagcgaaatattgggtgtggttgttagacctccgctttttcaagtaCTATGGTATTATTTGATTTGTGCTTTCAAGTGAACTAGTGCATATTTTCCCGTGTTGATTCGGGCGCGACAATTTTTTTTAGCCCCCCTCAATTTGAAAACCTGGCTCCACCACTGTGTGCATGTAACATTTGAATCTCTATCGTCGATTAAATTTCAACTCCAGTCAAAATCCTAGTTCACAATTCACGTATTATTCGTGTATTATTGCGAACTGATACGGGGAACGAGTTATCCGCGTACGTTCCAAACCACGCACCATGTACCCGTGTTATGTGAGATTCCCGACTTATACTTCAATTATTCGTGATTATAATTTTGTCACCCTATTCGGAATGGGTTTTAGCTGGATTTTGGCCTCGTCGTGCCGTGACTCGGCGATTTCTTAATTGTTTTCAACAAGAATGTCATCCAACTTGGGACCTTAACCCTTTTAGTGACGGCCCAACCACCCTTCCAAGAGAATTTGGTTGTTAAGTGTTGTGCATAGTTTATATATAAGACAATTTAGACCATATTAATCTTTTAATGCTAGAAATATGTATATTAAATTATAATATATCTTATCGGAATTTCCATTCCGAATTAGTATATGTAAAACGAATTACACACGTGCGTATGTAGTTCAGAATAACTCTCGGATCACGAACCGTTGACCGTATTTTTGAACGAATATAAATTTTACAAATCCGAATAATACACATACGTATATCATTTCGTACGTGTCCTGTATTCTGAATTGCTAACTAAGGTCAAAATTCCAAACATGGATGGCGAGATACTTTTAAGCCTTGGGGCTGGATTGCATGAACTCTCCGTTTTTGAGTCGTGTCCGCGTCCGACTCGCGTCAGACACAAAACGCGCGTTGGACGCTGACACGACGCTATCCGACGCACCAATATGTGTGTCCCGCGCGCCTCTTGTTTGGACGCACCGATGACTCGGGCTTAAAACATTTTTTTCATAttcatttaaacttcttcctttatttttactattattaactatATAAAGAAAGAATATAacctttttttcttcaaaaaaaactatataaagaaagacaaacatttagatcaattatttaagtctttattagggttttgtaattgaaAATGATATCCCATATATCCTTGATTGGCCATGTGTTATTTTAAGgtgtattttgattatttatgtcatgtgtttaatagtgatCGATTGCTTGACCTTTGGCGTGATAAACAAACGATCTCTCCTTTTATACACCTGTAgtattattttctaatttttaggatcgaaacACTTAATTTTAATGTATAAATacataattatatatataaaatatataaataaaatatatatatacgtgTCCGTGTCCTGattcttttgagaattttgtaGTGTCTGCGTCCTGTCATGTCGGCGTCTATTAACCCAGCCTTGGGGACATTCACTTCCACCGCCACTTGGTACCCCGATTTAATAAAATACCCATTAGAGATATTGTTGCTTTTCTTTCGttctttcttctttgatttctgcCGCGAAttatcatttttcttttcctatttCAACGATTCTGTAAAAGAACACTTCAATTTTAATATCAGAAATTTTCGTCACGCATCATCTAGTAGCCCACAAATGCCTACTCCTCTTCACTTAAATTTACAGTTACCTAATTTATCCTCAACTCACAATTTCCTTCTATCCAAAACCCTAATCACCAACAGTTACACcacaaattcatcatcatcaacattacaaagaaaatcaaatgaaATGAAAACCCAAACTCATACTTCATTCAGTTTCATCAGCAAACCCTCGAATCGTCATAGTATACTCAAGTGTATGGCACACCCTAGAAGGGTCAAAATGGTAGCAAAACAAATACAAAGAGAAATTTCTGATATGCTTCTTACTGATAATGTTCTTCAGTTCGCTATTCTTCCTGAAGCTGAACTTGGTGCTGACCGTTACTTATCTTCGCTGACTACTGTTTCAGATGTTGAAGTTTCTCCTGATCTGCAGGTATGTGCAAAACTAACACCAATATAATAATTGTCGAAACCCTAGGTTTAATTTAGTGAGTACATTGTGAATAAACTTATGGTTTCGGTATGCTATCTGGTTATACTATCTTCTCATCTTAATAGGTTGTTAAAGTTTATGTATCTGTTTTTGGGGATGAGAGGGGAAGAGGGGTAGCTTTAGCAGGATTAAAGGCAAAATCTAAGTATGTACGCGGTCAGTTAGGGAGGCGAATGAAGTTGAGACTGACTCCTGAAGTACGTTTTATTGAGGATGAGTCTCTAGAACGAGGAAGCAGGGTAAACTCACTCTCCTTTTGCGTTTTACACAGTTAGATGTGATGTGCTCTTAAAAAGGCTTTAGTTCCTTTAATAATAAAACTATGAAACTGACTTGCTCGCTGTTCTTGATATTGTGCGTAACTGTTGATTATGTGATTGTTGATTGCATTTGTGTGTGGAGGTTTGTTTGGATTGTAAGTGTACCTGATATGATGGCTAGCATTACAAATAGCATTTGCTTTGAAGGAGGGGTAGGTGTTAGTCTGGAAGAGGAAATTGACTTGACACACATGATTATAATTCTATAGTTAACATGTTTGAAAGTCATAAACGTATGCTGATTTGTCTCAAATGCTATGATCGGAGACTTATCTGTATAATCCAACAATTAAGAAATTGTGTGTCCAGTAGCTTAGAAGTTGTGTGCAGTTACTGTTTCACCTATCAGGCCTCCTAATCCTTCCTCGGTTCCTGTAACTCTCACCGATGGGTTTCATTTGCTGAGCAGCTTTGCATTTATCAGCTTATTAGGTCCATAATTGTGGAACTTAAACTGACCAGACCGTGGGTTTTCATTAGTCTTTTCTTAAATTCTTGTAAAAGGCTGAAGTACCAGACCTCTGCATATTGATCTGTTCGGCTTTAACTTTCACAGGTGATAGCCATACTGGATAAGTTGAAGAATGATAAAGAGGTAGTAGAAGGTCAAGAAGAGGGAGATTATGATTCATCTGATCTACCTGATGATGATGAGGACCCTGATGAAGGGATTATTTATGTGGATTAGTTGATCCTCCTTGTTGCAGCATGCATTTGGACGTGGAACATTTCGCAGGTTAGTTGTGTATGTATTAACTATAATTGTAGTTTTtgtcagtttttcttttcttctaaaaTCATGTGTTTACAATTTAAAGTTCTTGTATAAATGGTATTGTATCATCAACTACATATTGCATCTGAAACTGTTTAACCACATGCATATAAAACCAATAGCTGGCTTTTCTCTTTCATGGAAAGACATTGAAAATTAGATGGTTCAGTAGACTAACATTGTCCTGATCGGAGTTgtgagatttttttatttttcttttaaagtttttCTCTTGAAGATGTGGACAAAATGGAAAAAGAATTTAAGGTGGCcatcaataaaataaaatgaaaccaaaaatgatAAAAAGAATCAATGGCAGATGAGGGATTTAGAGCTGATGTTAAAGCATGTAGTCTTGGTGCTGCTAAATAGACGACTGCTGACCAAGTGTGAACTTATATTGGAGTCTTCGATTCAGACTTCAATCCATTTGTGGGGTTATCTTAGATATTTAATATTCTTAAAACTGTGATAATTCTAATCGAGGAATGGTACACATTTGCTAGATAGATGGTCAGGTTGATCTCCTTAGCTACCTTTATTAATCTTGCAGGGGTCGCTGTGGAGTTCTTGCTTTTTTTTAAAGCTGACATAGAGTGAAGTAATGACGAAGTGAGACTTCCATTTTCGACAATATCTGAATTCTAATGACATTTAACACCTGAATGTGAACGTCAAAATCACCGGTCAATTTATAGTAGTTTTGTTTGGCTGGTGATTATGTTCCTTTTTTGTAGAAGTTGTCTTTGATTTTGTCCTCCAAACCAGTTCTTTGTTATCTGTTTGTTGTATCCAATATTTCTGAACAAAACTGCTGTAATCTTACGATCAAGCCCATCAACGTGGCTAGGAAATTGTATGTAGAGTCCTTCAGCCGATTCATCTTGTTCAGCTCAAAAATTGATTTTGTATTTGTTATTTGACCCGAAACCTTACCTGCACAATGAGATAGAAGCCATTCACAGTCTACCAAAATCCTGGGATAACATCAGTTGTCTCTAATAAATGGTCTCCTTATCTTGCTGTGTGGAAATCACACCCTTGTTAGCTTGTTCCGGAATCTGATAATAGATGAATACTAATTCTGAAAAAGAATGAGACTATTTAAACAAAGAAATGTAAGAAATAACCAATCCAAAACTCATTCTAACACTGGAGTTTGAAAGCCCACTGAATGGATGCATATTGAACCGTCTATTTTAATGTCCATAAGCCAGACTGATTAAGCCGTAGCTAATTATGTTTTGCTCAATCCAGGTAAACACTAAACTAGACACAGCCAAAACCAATACCCGTATTTTGGGAACAGACGAACGCTTATCTTCAAATGTTTTAAACAAAACACCACCAAAATCCAAACTCCAAAGTAATATTACTTATCTTAGGTCTCCGTCTTCACCTAGTCCATGGCATTTTTTACTCAAGATAGGTTTGCTTTTTGCTTTTTTTTAGTGAAGGGGcaagtgtttttttttcctttatgaaGAGTTCGATTGGAGATATCAATCCATGTTCGCATAAAAACATGTTCGCATAAAGCAATTGATTGAAATGACATGTTTCAAATTGCACTAAGAGATCGGTTGAAATATCACGTTTCAAATTCCACACGCATACAGCAACTCATCGTGGAAAAGGATCATGCATATaacaattttgtttttttctttgttttttttttgctcggtaaGCATACAGCCATTTAACATCAGATCATTCGAAAGGATGAAGAATAAAGAGAGAATCGAAAACAACTTGGCTTTGACACCTCATTGAAATCCAGCctcttaaaaaaaaatcagatttttcGTCCATTAAGATTAATAATAGACTAGATCGGCAGTTGACGTAACTCAATCAGGAAGGAGTAACTACGGTATTGGGAGAGAAGAAAGAGATTCCTTTTGTGAGTGAAGACAAAGGGGAAATCCACCAGATAGCGTTCAGTTTTGCCATTGCCATCACAAAGGCTCCATCAGTACAAGAGAATCCAATAAAATTACTCCGCTGATAGATTTTAGAGAGAGAAGGAATGTATGTGGTGTAGAGTGTAGAGTTTGTAGGATGCTGATTCCTGAGAAGTTTATGTTCCTCCGAAGCCTAACAGCAGCAGGTACATGTTCCCCAATCCCCTGACACGATACACACTCTCTTTTCCTCATCCCAACTTTAATCACTCTCTCAATAGTTTATTGTCTTGTTTTCATTACTCTAAGTTATTCTCTTTTAATCAGATTTAGTTAAGGCTAATCTCTGTCTCTCTAATAATATGATCCCCGCATGTTATCGTTTTTCCTTTGGTCACTTTGTTAACTTAAAACATGCCTTCTGTGTTCCTGAGGGAATATAAATCTCAAAAGTTTTAAGTTCATAGG encodes:
- the LOC113349763 gene encoding probable ribosome-binding factor A, chloroplastic, with translation MPTPLHLNLQLPNLSSTHNFLLSKTLITNSYTTNSSSSTLQRKSNEMKTQTHTSFSFISKPSNRHSILKCMAHPRRVKMVAKQIQREISDMLLTDNVLQFAILPEAELGADRYLSSLTTVSDVEVSPDLQVVKVYVSVFGDERGRGVALAGLKAKSKYVRGQLGRRMKLRLTPEVRFIEDESLERGSRVIAILDKLKNDKEVVEGQEEGDYDSSDLPDDDEDPDEGIIYVD